DNA from Nitrospina gracilis Nb-211:
ATGCGCTCACTGCGGTCACCCGAACCGATCTGCGTTTTACGGTTCTGCGCGTAGGCTTCCTGTTGTCGTCTCTGCTCTTCTTCAAACAAACGCGCACGCAGGACCTTAAGCGCCTTTTCCTTGTTTTTGTGCTGGGACTTTTCGTCCTGGCAGGTGACGACGATGCCGCTCGGCACGTGGGTGATGCGCACCGCGGAATCCGTGGTGTTGACGCTCTGCCCGCCGGGACCCGACGAGCGGTACACGTCGATCTTGAGGTCGTTGGGATTGATCTGCACGTCCACCTCCTCCGCTTCCGGCAGGATGGCTACGGTGACGGCCGAGGTGTGGATGCGTCCCTGCGTTTCCGTGGCAGGCACGCGTTGCACGCGGTGCGTTCCCGCTTCGTACTTGAGGCGGCTGTACGCGCCCTTGCCTTGAATGTTGCACACGATTTCCTTGTAACCGCCGACGCCCGTGGCGTTGCTGCTCAATACCTCCATTTTCCACCGCCGGTCCTCCGCATAACGCGAATACATGCGAAAAAGATCAGCGGCAAACAAGCCGGCCTCATCTCCCCCCGTTCCGGCGCGGATTTCTATGATGACACTTTTCTCGTCGCGCGGATCCTTGGGCAACAACATCAGTTTCAATTGTTCTTCGTGTACTTCTTTGCGGTGGCTGAGCGACTCGACTTCCTCGCGCGCCATCTCGATCAATTCGCGGTCGCTTTCCTCTTCCAGTACCTTGCGGTTTTCCTGCAGTTGACGGTCGGCCCGCTTCCATTCCCGGTACTCGGAGACGATATCACTCAGCTCGGCATGCTCGCGCGCGTACTTCTGGTATTCGGCGGGGTTGCCGTACACTGCGGGGTCACTCATTTTTTCATTGAGTTGTTCGTAGCGCTTTTCGATGTCATCGAGTTGTTCAAACATGGGCTTCGGCGTTCAGGCCGGGCTTGGGGTGGAAAGGAGGGTTCTTCGCCGTCGGGCTTTCCGGAGGATGGGGAAAGCTAGTTGGGGGAGGCCTGCTTGGCGGCTTTCGCTTCCTGGGCTTTCTGGTATTTGCGCGTGAACTTCTCGATGCGGCCGGCGCTGTCGATCAGCTTCTGCTTGCCGGTGAAGAAAGGATGGCAGGCGGAGCAGATTTCCTGATGCACGTCTTTCACGGTGGAACGGGTCTTGACCTCGTTGCCACAGGCGCATTTGATGGTGGTCTCGTAATATTCCGGATGGATATCCGCTTTCATTCTACGTTCTCCGAACGATCAGGAATTCATCGTCTGGATGAATTCCGCATTGGTCTTGGTTTCTCGCATTTTCTGCAGGAGGAGTTCCATCGTATCATGGATACCCATCGGCAGTAAAACTTTTCTCAACAGCCAGATTTTCTGGAGCTCCTGCTCCTCGATGAGCAGTTCTTCCTTACGCGTACCGGAGCGGTTGATGTCGATCGACGGGAAAATGCGTTTTTCCGCGAGTTTCCGGTCGAGCACGATCTCCATGTTGCCGGTACCCTTGAATTCCTCGAAGATGACGTCGTCCATCCGGCTTCCGGTATCGACCAGCGAGGTGGCGATGATGGTGAGACTGCCGCCTTCCTCCAGGTTGCGGGCCGCACCGAAGAAACGCTTCGGACGCTGGAGGGCGTTGGAGTCCACACCGCCGGAGAGCACCTTGCCGCTGGGCGGCACGATGGCGTTGTAGGCGCGCGCGAGGCGCGTGATGCTGTCGAGCAGGATCACCACGTCCTTGTTGTGCTCGACCAGCCGTTTGGCTTTTTCGATGACCATCTCGGCGACCTGCACGTGGCGCTGCGCCGGTTCGTCGAAGGTGGAGCTGATGACTTCGCCGCGCACGGAGCGTTCCATGTCCGTCACCTCTTCCGGGCGTTCGTCGATGAGCAGAACGATCAGCACCATTTCCGGATGATTGGTGGCGATGCTGTTGGCGATGGACTGCAACAGCATGGTCTTACCGGTACGGGGCGGAGCGACGATGAGACCGCGCTGGCCCTTGCCGATCGGCGTCATCAGGTCCATGATGCGCGCGCTGTAGTCGGTGCAGTTCGGCGTCTCCAGACGGATGCGCTCCAACGGGTAGAGCGGCGTCAGGTTGTCGAACAGAATCTTGTCTTTGGTCTTGTCCGGGTTCTCGTAGTTGATCGCCTCGACCTTGAGCAGCGCGAAGTAACGCTCGTTTTCCTTGGGCGGGCGAATCTGGCCGGAGATGGTGTCGCCGGTGTGCATGTCGAACTTCCGGATCTGCGAAGGCGACACGTAAATGTCGTCGGGGCCCGGAAGGTAGTTGTACGTCGGCGCACGCAAGAAGCCGAATCCGTCGGGCAGGATTTCCAGCACGCCCTGTCCAAACATCAAACCGTCTTTTTCGATCTGGGCCTGGAGTATTTTGAAGATGAGGTCCTGCTTGCGCAAACCGCTGTGGCCTGGAATTTTCAGCGACTTGGCCATGTTGGTCAACTCAGAGATGGTCTTGGTTTTGAGTTCCTCGATGTTCATGGATGGTGCTTGTGTTTGTGCTTGCATGGTATGTGGTTGGATTTGGGTTTGAGTGGATGATTCGGTTTAAGACCTTGCGATGTTTCCTCGATTGAGGATGTGCTGGAACCCGTCCTGATTATTATGGGGTTTTCGCTTCAATGAACTTGGTTGAGGATTTCGGGCGTCGGTTGTTCAGAGGTTTTTTGCAGGAAGCATTGCTTCTTGGGGTCGATTACCAAGTTATACGCTTCCTCCACCGTTGTCAATCATTTTCTTATTACGGTTTCCTGCCAATTTTCAAACGGTTTCCACACCTTTTGGGTCGGGTTGCGGCGGGCGGAATCCGGTGTCCGATTCACCAAAAAAAGGGTTCAGACATGGGGTTCAAAGCCGCCCCGCAGGTCGGCCGGTTCCGCCGAACAGACGTCGTATTTCAGAACAGGGTTGCCGTTTCCATTTAGCTCCTCTCCGGAGGAGTGGCCTCTGGAAGTCCCATTCCAAAACCGATATCATGAGGCGATTGCAAATCGGAAAGGGAGGTCATGTCCGCTCCGTTCACCATAAACTCCGGGGAGTTTGAGCCCGCGTACCTGAAACTGCACCGCACGGGCGAACTGTTCCGCCGCTCGCGCGAGGCTCTGCGTGCGCTCAAAAACTGCAAGGTGTGCCCGCGCGACTGCGAGGTGGATCGGCTGAACAACGAGTTTGCGCTGTGCAAGACGGGCCGCCACGCCTACGTCTCCAGCTTCTTCCCGCACTTCGGCGAGGAGGACTGCCTGCGCGGCTGGAACGGGAGCGGCACCATCTTCTTTTCCATGTGCAACCTCAAGTGCGTGTTCTGCCAGAACTACGATATCAGCCAAAAGCACGACGGCGATGAGGTCGGCCCGGAAGCGCTGGCACAGATGATGCTCCGCCTGCAGGCCATGGGCTGTCACAACATCAACTTCGTCACGCCGGAGCATGTGGTGCCGCAGATTCTGGAAGCCCTGCCAATGGCGGTGGAGATGGGCCTGCGCCTGCCCATTGTGTACAACACCGGCGCCTACGACTCGCTGGAGAGCATCGAGAGCCTGCGCGACATTGTGGACATCTTCATGCCCGACTTCAAATACTGGGAGGAGACGGACTCGTCCACCTACCTCAAGGCCAAAAGCTATCCCGACGCGGCGCGCGCGGCCATCAAGGCCATGCACGAGCAGGTGGGCGATTTGGTGTTCGACGAAAAGGGTCTTGCCAAACGCGGCGTGCTGGTGCGGCACCTAGTGATGCCCAACAGCGCGGCGAACGTGCGGCCCATCATGCGCTGGCTGGCCCGTGAACTTTCGCCCGACACCTACGTCAACATCATGGCCCAGTACCGCCCGGCGGGGAAAGTGACCCAAAACCGCTTCCGCGAAATCTGCCGCAGAACCACATCCGAGGAACACGCGGAAGCCGTACGCATCGCCAGGGAAGAAGGCCTGCGCCGATTCGACACGCGCGATCCGGAGGCGTTTCTGGCCTACGCCCTGCCCTGAACCCTGTTGATACTGCTTCGCCTTATGGTGAACACCGACCGCATTGCCAATGACTGGAAGCGCCGCGGCTACTCGTTCGGCGAATTCCGCGATCCGCCCGGCCAGCGCTGGGAGGACTTCGTGCACGAGGTGGACGAGTTGTTCATGGTGGCGGAAGGGCGTATGGAGATCGAGATTGAAGGCGCGGTGAGCCACCCCGACCCCGGCGAGGAGGTATTCATCCCCGCGCGCGCAGTGCACTCGGTGCGCAACATCGGCGGCACATCCGCCTGCTGGTTGTACGGCTACAAACAGAAACCCTGACCCGCTCCTTCTTTCCTGCCGTTTGACCTCTTCTATTTTTATTTGTAGAAATCCGTTTTTTTTGAGTGCGGGGGTTGCGCTTATTCAACGTTGCCCATAGCATAGGGGCGTGCAGGGGCGAGGCGTCTATTTGTTTTTCCTAAGGACAGGAGATTATGGCTAAAGCGAAGATCAAGGATCCGTGGGATCAGTGTAAAAAATGCCTGCCGGCGAAGTGCTGTACCTACTTCGCGTTGCAGGTGGATGAACCGGAGACGCGCAAGGATTACGAAGCAATGTTGTGGCAGATCGCGCACAAAGGCGTTTCGTTTTACATCTACCGCAAGGGCTGGTACATGATGGTGGAGACGGTGTGCAACTTTCTGCGCGACGACAACAAGTGCGCCATATATGAAACGCGGCCTTACATCTGCCGCGAACACAGCATTGAAAACTGCGAATACACCGGCGACGATTACGGCTGGACGGAGCACTTCAAAAGTTACAAGGAACTTTTGGACTGGATCAACGACAACACCAATTTCCGGTTCAAGTACAAGGAGCCGGACTACGGCAAGCCCAACGCCAAGGGGCGCAAGCTGAAAGCCATGGTCGGTTGCGGCAGTTGACCCTTCCCCGCAAGGGGGAAATCATACATTCGATTGGGCTGAGTTGAAATCCGGCGACGGAGGGAGTTACTTGTCGTCGGATTTTTTCTTTGAAGAAGTGGACTTCTTGGCGGCGGTTTTTTTCTCGCCTTCTTTTGCCTTGTCCTCTTTGGGAGCGGCTTTCTTTTTGGCGGGCGCCTTGTCCTTGTCTTCCTTTTTAGCGGCCGGGGCTTTCTTCTCCCCGGTCTCTTTTTTCCCGCCGGACTCCTTCTTGCCTTTCTTCTCCTTGGCGGGAGCGGCCTGGGCCTGTTCTCCCTCGCGATCCACGAGCTCGATGATGGCCATCGGCGCATCGTCGCCGCGGCGGTTGCCGACATGCAGGATGCGGGTGTAACCGCCGTTGCGGTTGGCGTAACGGTCGGAGAGCGTGTCGAACAGCTTCAGGAAGGCTTCCTTGCCGTGCACCACGCGCAGAGCGCGGCGGCGGGCGTGCAGGGTCCCTTTCTTGCCCAGCGTGATGGTCTTCTCCACGTGACTGCGCAGTTCCTTCGCCTTGGCCAGCGTGGTGCGAATTCGCTCTTTCACGATAAGCGCGGTGACCAGGTTACGGAACAGCGCTTTCCGGTGAGCCGAGGTGCGGCCCAGTTTTCTTCCCGCTTTCAGGTGACGCATGGGATGTGATCTCTCCGTTCAGTTTCGGGGGCCCGTGGGAAACGAATGGTTTCTCGTCAGGCGCGTTCTCCCTCGAGTTCCACTTCTTTTTTCTTGCGCATGGCCTGGATCTGGCGGAGGTCTTCCTCTTCCAGCTTCAGACCCAGCGACAGGCCCATTTCCTCGAGAATTTCCTTGATCTCGTTGAGCGACTTTCTGCCAAAGTTACGGGTTTTCAGCATTTCGCTGTCGCCCTTCTGCACCAGCTCGGCGATGGTGGTGATGTTCGCGTTCTTGAGGCAGTTGTAAGAGCGCACGGACAACTCCAGCTCCTCGACGCTTTTCGCCAGGTTGGTGAGCAGTTTCTGTTTCTTCTCGTCGATCTGCGGCTGAACCGGCTCCGGCTCTTCATCGAAGTTGATGAAGATCTGCATGTGGTCCTTGACGATCTTGGCGGCGTGCGCCACGGCGTCTTCCGGAGTGATGCTGCCATCGGTCCACAGTTCCATGACCAGCGAGTCGTAGTCCGTGGACTGGCCGACGCGGGTTTTCTCCACGATGTAATTCACCTTTTCCACCGGCGAGAACAGCGCATCAACGGGGATCATCTGCACGGACTCGGTGCTCATGTCGTGGCGGTCTGCCGGAACGTAGCCGCGTCCGCGCTGAATGAGCACTTCCATGTCGAGCGAGCCGTTGCTGTCGAGCGTGGCGATCTTGTGATCCGGGCTCAGGATGGTGACGTCCGGGTCTTCCTGAAAATCCTTCGCCAGCACTTCGCCCGCGGTGTTGCGTTTCAGGTACAGGCGCTTGGTGTCCTCACCGCCCTGCAGTTTCAGTTGCAGTTTTTTCAGGTTGAGGATGATCTCGGTGACGTCTTCCATGACGCCCGGGATGGACGAGAATTCGTGGAACACGCCTTCAAATTTCACGCCGATGACGGCGGTGCCTTCGATGGAAGACAGGAGCATGCGGCGAAGCGAGTTGCCTACGGTGATGCCGTAGCCGCGCTCAAACGGTCCTGCCTGGAACTTGGCGTAGTTGTCGGACCGGGTCTTCTTATCAAAATCGAGACGCTTGGGTTTAACGATTCCCTGCATCATCAAGTCAATCCTCCGATTGTTTTCTGTATCAAGTTTTGTATTGGGTGACGGCCGACGGGGCGGCGCAATGCGGGGGCGCGCCCCCATCCGGGTCTCATCAACGCGAATACAATTCAACGATCAACTGCTCGTTGATCGGGAGCGTGATATCCTCACGCGAGGAGAGTTCCAGAACGGTTGCTTCGTTTTTGTCAAAATCGAACGTCAGCCACGACGGCGGCGTTTTGCCTTTCATGGCTTCGAGAGCGGTCTTGATCGGGAGCTTGTCCTTTTTGGAGGCAACCAGTCCGATCACATCGCCTTTCTTAATGTTGTACGAAGGCACGTTCACTTTTTTGCCGTTGACGGTGAAAAAGCGGTGACGCACCAACTGCCGCGC
Protein-coding regions in this window:
- a CDS encoding YkgJ family cysteine cluster protein; the protein is MAKAKIKDPWDQCKKCLPAKCCTYFALQVDEPETRKDYEAMLWQIAHKGVSFYIYRKGWYMMVETVCNFLRDDNKCAIYETRPYICREHSIENCEYTGDDYGWTEHFKSYKELLDWINDNTNFRFKYKEPDYGKPNAKGRKLKAMVGCGS
- a CDS encoding radical SAM protein, which encodes MSAPFTINSGEFEPAYLKLHRTGELFRRSREALRALKNCKVCPRDCEVDRLNNEFALCKTGRHAYVSSFFPHFGEEDCLRGWNGSGTIFFSMCNLKCVFCQNYDISQKHDGDEVGPEALAQMMLRLQAMGCHNINFVTPEHVVPQILEALPMAVEMGLRLPIVYNTGAYDSLESIESLRDIVDIFMPDFKYWEETDSSTYLKAKSYPDAARAAIKAMHEQVGDLVFDEKGLAKRGVLVRHLVMPNSAANVRPIMRWLARELSPDTYVNIMAQYRPAGKVTQNRFREICRRTTSEEHAEAVRIAREEGLRRFDTRDPEAFLAYALP
- the rho gene encoding transcription termination factor Rho, coding for MNIEELKTKTISELTNMAKSLKIPGHSGLRKQDLIFKILQAQIEKDGLMFGQGVLEILPDGFGFLRAPTYNYLPGPDDIYVSPSQIRKFDMHTGDTISGQIRPPKENERYFALLKVEAINYENPDKTKDKILFDNLTPLYPLERIRLETPNCTDYSARIMDLMTPIGKGQRGLIVAPPRTGKTMLLQSIANSIATNHPEMVLIVLLIDERPEEVTDMERSVRGEVISSTFDEPAQRHVQVAEMVIEKAKRLVEHNKDVVILLDSITRLARAYNAIVPPSGKVLSGGVDSNALQRPKRFFGAARNLEEGGSLTIIATSLVDTGSRMDDVIFEEFKGTGNMEIVLDRKLAEKRIFPSIDINRSGTRKEELLIEEQELQKIWLLRKVLLPMGIHDTMELLLQKMRETKTNAEFIQTMNS
- a CDS encoding cupin domain-containing protein; translation: MVNTDRIANDWKRRGYSFGEFRDPPGQRWEDFVHEVDELFMVAEGRMEIEIEGAVSHPDPGEEVFIPARAVHSVRNIGGTSACWLYGYKQKP
- the prfA gene encoding peptide chain release factor 1, with product MFEQLDDIEKRYEQLNEKMSDPAVYGNPAEYQKYAREHAELSDIVSEYREWKRADRQLQENRKVLEEESDRELIEMAREEVESLSHRKEVHEEQLKLMLLPKDPRDEKSVIIEIRAGTGGDEAGLFAADLFRMYSRYAEDRRWKMEVLSSNATGVGGYKEIVCNIQGKGAYSRLKYEAGTHRVQRVPATETQGRIHTSAVTVAILPEAEEVDVQINPNDLKIDVYRSSGPGGQSVNTTDSAVRITHVPSGIVVTCQDEKSQHKNKEKALKVLRARLFEEEQRRQQEAYAQNRKTQIGSGDRSERIRTYNYPQERVTDHRIGLTLHKLTQILEGDLDELIDKLVYHYQTEALQKSGAS
- a CDS encoding DNA-directed RNA polymerase subunit alpha, giving the protein MMQGIVKPKRLDFDKKTRSDNYAKFQAGPFERGYGITVGNSLRRMLLSSIEGTAVIGVKFEGVFHEFSSIPGVMEDVTEIILNLKKLQLKLQGGEDTKRLYLKRNTAGEVLAKDFQEDPDVTILSPDHKIATLDSNGSLDMEVLIQRGRGYVPADRHDMSTESVQMIPVDALFSPVEKVNYIVEKTRVGQSTDYDSLVMELWTDGSITPEDAVAHAAKIVKDHMQIFINFDEEPEPVQPQIDEKKQKLLTNLAKSVEELELSVRSYNCLKNANITTIAELVQKGDSEMLKTRNFGRKSLNEIKEILEEMGLSLGLKLEEEDLRQIQAMRKKKEVELEGERA
- the rplQ gene encoding 50S ribosomal protein L17 yields the protein MRHLKAGRKLGRTSAHRKALFRNLVTALIVKERIRTTLAKAKELRSHVEKTITLGKKGTLHARRRALRVVHGKEAFLKLFDTLSDRYANRNGGYTRILHVGNRRGDDAPMAIIELVDREGEQAQAAPAKEKKGKKESGGKKETGEKKAPAAKKEDKDKAPAKKKAAPKEDKAKEGEKKTAAKKSTSSKKKSDDK
- the rpmE gene encoding 50S ribosomal protein L31; its protein translation is MKADIHPEYYETTIKCACGNEVKTRSTVKDVHQEICSACHPFFTGKQKLIDSAGRIEKFTRKYQKAQEAKAAKQASPN